taaattaaataagtaaaaattattttataataagtttaaaaaagctaattagctaaagaataataaaatttcTAAAAAgcctaggtttttaaaaagatcctctaactaacttataacgagcttattaataaattaaaataaggactacgtagttattatatttataaagagttaggacttagaaataaacgcaatttttagtacccctataaatagtacttatcccctttttttaaaatacggtaataaatagctatagaataatatatttagttaataataagagcttatttaaacttaagagttacgtattattaaataataaaaactatattaaattaagaactattatactacttattactatacgtaatacttatattataaagggcgttttaaatagacttaaaaaaaagagaacttATATTCTAAAGCTCTAAAacgtcgcttatattaagggattttatattaatatagttttaaaaactttactaaataaaagcgtattttaatattatagtctaaattatattttataataaggaacgctttataaaagtactattaaaaagtagcttatttaaaaaataatctagtctttttcgaatataaactcctttaatcctatcctttttttataaaccttaagtaagtcttataaagcttagctagtattacattactaattaattataaaaaattatattatttatattaatatacttataaaaggtctaatagcgcgctcctttagtactttaaaataagttattttagacctaatactttttattaattattatataaaacttaaaatatacgtattaaacctctattataagttaagtataaagtatatatattatctaaaattaaaataataattttaaaagaactacccttaaaaagagctttatagctatagtactatatatactaaaatctcttttacttcgaactattttttaataaataataatatatacttatagcttttaacgaatataataaatagcttaggggtttttttaaggattaaaatagaaaaagaaatactttttatactatagagcttcgaaatagtaatttattattaaaaaagaactttaatttatttttttaaaaaataatgaTAAAACCGccctcttaattataaacgttaaatatatatataaaacgtcatataataagctaagaattAGAATAaaacttctatttttatatataaaagaacctataaataacgttaaaaaagtaagttaactcgtaattattaaagcttataaaatacgctttttaataaacctctttataaatctataaaataaaataatattaataataatttttatttataatattaccctataagaggctaataaaggagatttgcttattataataaaaattaactaataaaagtagtattaatactaataataaataagttattaaatacgggattccaaactagttattttatatcttagtaacctctacgtatataattattaagtatactctttttataaaaatcgtaagaggggtatatattaaaaaaagtttaaaatacttccccgcgggtatataaaatacttaattagatatattttaaaaacgcataacttatataaggttTAAGTACCCGtgcttaaataagtatttattataaaaaatattaagtttaataaaaaagttttatataatctcgtatataaggagtaaactattataaataagtaagtaaatctaataatttaaaaaatataaaaactctttaatactaataataaattagtttaaatacttagaaaaataaatctaaactttaaaaatactagtacttaaaataactttataattaaaaatagtattattattaaatttttaactatttaggacgctaagtaactaataaatatattttaaagtatagttaataaggttaaaaaggctaatatagtcttattattattattaacttttaaaataacccccttatataagctcggaagtagaagtaaaaaaggggatataataactaggttataaaCGGCTCTATATAGTCTATAGTCCtccttataaatacttatatatattataaaagttcttaaccttttaattcttaataactcttagtaaaacgctaaagtatatagtaaataaagtactaattataaaaaagtaattcctAATATTAGagttaacgttaataaggaacttttataataaacctctatcattatataaaaatagagcttataaaaaccgccttattaagtactaagtaaagctttattaggttttaaatatttaaactaagcttataaacctttataacgctttaataataatttttttataacgcttttatatttaaatataaaaaatagtaattattataaccacctctaggactactttttctttatttttgtacctaattaataaaaagctataaaaaaatataaaatatataatactttactaagtaataaaaagagtaatttataagacctatttagagtattttaaaaaagtttaaaaactacgacttattaaagttaatttttaaaacctactaaaaaagttcagtaatattaaatatctcttattataattataaaagctatttaaggatattataaatataaaaataaaaaagctaagggatattaatatataaaaagaggttaattataatcctaaataaaaaaatttatttttattaaaataagtatatatttataagtacgatattaataacgaggttagtaaaataaaagtatatatatatataaaaagggatatataactacttaaccccttataaaatacgtatatttcgacacttattataaaagcctttaggcttataataataataactacttaattcgactttaaaataaactaatataatactattaacgcattccttaacgcgcctcttaaaaataaaaagttaataattattaaactcctagagggatataaagttattaataaaataagtaagctctaacgcgctttatataatttctaaaacttattaattctttagttctaaacttttatttctatacttcgtaatataaatataatatataattacgaaaatatctatatttactaaactataaataaaaaaaataatactaatattctatattaataattttattattttatattattaaaacgattgaaaagtagcttaggggatcgttaataatataaagaaatatattaattttaaaaagaataaactaattaattacttctttagaatacggattttataaaaccgtactacttataaagtttatcttatttataatatatatattaagcgaattactaagcgctttaaccttataaatttactatatctaacTACCCCTCttctttaaaaagagtttaaactaaacgaggggtaagtaataaaaaaggaaataaagagctattaaaaaaaagttaaaaatatactttatatagctattataatttgaCTAAAcgtcgcttttatttacttgtaattattatagttcttaactaacctaagcgtaacttatattaaaataattaattattatatttaatatttttatataacgaaaTATCTTAtgctttattatagtaatatactaagtatataattattatttctaattaaaaatactagcttcgtaaataataaagtaatataataattatcctaaaaatatataatattcctttttaatagcctaatttaataaaaatcaaTATACTAAGCGATAGTTACgacgttaattactaaaactaagcttttttattttaaaagaatcgtaaaaaagactatagttctaaagcgcttttttaaaaatattacccttaacctaaagaaagtatagttagttaactataataattagtaaataattcgaCTTAtgataaaagaaaaaatagctacttaacttcgctatattaatatataaaatatatagttaaaataaaagtacgctaaaagtagcttcgaagttacttatatattaataaaaaacatactaataaataaacttattaaaaaccttttataaactaagttcGAACATTTCCGTATatttcttaacttttataatacgtaaaaagctattataaatagctaaaataattaaaaaataattaatttaagttatgcttagaaaaacttaatacttaaaaataaataataaataaaacttaGAATATAGCCTAgaggcttaaaataaataaaataaaaacctcttatagcctaaaagcctaaactcttaaaataactttattttataaagtatacgtatataaaaataaaacccgggtttatatttactatttaaactcctagtttataaagtacgtaattattaagaatatagtattattaaagaggagggTTAGTATGCGTACTAAGaaacgtattttatatactttaaagtttataaaactaagagtaataggggtagtaaagggtataagagctaaaataattattaaattaataacttagagtataaaaataagtaatataataaaaagttgattataaataattataataaatataaaagaggaccgggaatatataaaaaaaagtcctctatataaaagctaatatagttcttatatactttttaattattatttatttagtaaataataccgcaaagcttagtaatatcttattaaaattataattaaaagtgcgctttttaataataaaaaaggataatgtacttataaaaaagggagtattatttataatagccttagtaagggcctaggctattagttataaaataactaatatattaatatactccttagctaaatagttattaaaatagtacgtatattagctactattttttataaaataataattactatttttaaagttagtatattaaaaagctattttaaaataaaataagtactaaatctCCCGTTTTTtaagagcctcttttttaagctttttaaaaactaagtatatattaaatagacctaaaataataaagagaactatacttattataaagggtaccttaacttcttaatattcttttttactttttactacctttttaaaaagagctagctttatattttttaaattttaaaataatattaaatataaattctaaaaataataatatataatataccctttttaaaaagcttattatttaaattaattttattcttattctTAGGCTCCGAGTGgggaataagtaaaagctcggtagagcttttattattattatttactttattattacccttattataattattaaaaagagctttaaacttaataaagttcttagtattttaattaatagctttaatatcctcttaattaaaaaaaaaaagcttaatagccgggccttaataagaaataagaaattataagggagagtaataacttagaggggcttattaatattattacctatttaaactcttaataaaatatataatatatatataaaaagtattataaaaattatataaaacttattattatttttaaatatattaaatatttatatttaaaataaaattaataagtaatttaataatataggcgcgcgtacgtaataaataggggtacttatagtaattacgaaaggttaaaaaaaaatttagctaagtaacgctataaaaatttagatatatataaagcggctaagtagccttacttttagtaatttatatattaaaagtaataaaatacgtactattctaaattaagattttacttattttaaataaagggatatatttataataaatataattaaaaaaacgtatatcccttatactttttttatttatttatatttaactaaattaggcttttataaaagtatttaaagatttattttaagtataatagctctttagtaatagtaattagggagtatattatataataagaataataatcgcactttataaagtactcgttacgtactaaattatatatctatcttagatattatatatatagaccttttctttttatctatttctactttaataattaagctacttttactacactccgtatgcccattgctacgtgccataactcgtgacacATTGAGTGATACCCCTTGCTGTGGCAAGTGTGCTAAGATATTCTCGAGTACGCCACCTGATTGTTTTATTTCTGGTCTCGGAAACTTATTAGCTCTGTGTCACGTTCGGCGAAGCGTGGCACCGCACTGCTGGTTCTAGGGCTGTGGAACGAGCTAGGCTGGCTAGATCAAGTTGAGTGAGTCGACTGACTGGGCTCGCAGCGGCTTCCGTCGAATAGGAATAGCCACTTTGACAAAGGATTTAAGGTACGAGCTAAAGGCTGGGTCGCTTAAACTGATCTAGCCAAAGATGTCAAGCCGCTTGCATTCTACATTGATTTCAGAAAAGGGCTGTCAAGTGTCGTTCAGATGAATTTCTACTTTCCGATTCTCTCCAGCGAATAGGGCGGTTTACTCAAAGACGCCATAGCAACTAGCCGATTGGCGCCAAGCTCGAAACGGCTTCAAAGACCCTCTGGCCCGAATTCTGGGTAAGCCACGATAGCTCCAGAGTGCGAGCTTCTCTGCCTGATATCCGGTGAGGGGGAAGCTTCTAAGATTGCCAAGAATGTGCCGCAATTTCCGGTCTTGGATGGAGGGCTTTGCTATGAGCCGTGAATAACATGAACGCGATGTGAGGGAAGCCCGTCGGAAGATTCTGATGCCATGGATTCGATGCGGGAGTTCGCCATCAGATATGGTGGCAAGTGATATTTCATTCCTTGGCAATATTGTATACTTCGAATTCTCACCCTTGTCCCCAATAATCTAATCCAGAATCAAACGCCCTACGCCAATCCCCCCCGAGACTGGGAAACGCCATCCGATGCTTTTGCTACAGCAAGCGCAGTTGCATCAGATAAAAATATGGTATCCTTAAAGAAAGATGAAAAGGAAGGTGAACGAGAGTCTTAAATCCGCCAAAAGTCCTTCTGTCCAACCTGCTTTATCTTCGCAAGTGCAACCAAAAGACCACCCAGCAGCATGGAAGCGCCAGCAAATAGTTGCGCATAGAGGAAATCGCCGTGATTCAGCCCAACAAGACTTCCGCCAATGGGTGGACCAGCGAGACAAGCAAAACTGACAATGGTGAAGACCATGCCGATGCGTACCCCGAGCTTTGACATGTCCGACGTGACCTCGCCCATCGATGCCGTGAAGAGCGTCTGCACTGCGTTGGCGGTGAAGGCGTATGCAATGACCCAGGCGTAGAGTCCAGCCATGGAGCTCACGGCGATCCAGGCAAAGACGTTGAGGCTACTCAAAAGCAGTGATATAACGAGTGTTCTGAGAGGTTTAATGCTCTTGTCAGCGAGGTATGGGGGCACAAGTCGACCAATTATGCCCACGGCCGACATGACGATGAGGACAGTCAAGGCTCCGCTGTCATCGAGGTTGAGCTTGTTGCGACTGAAAAGGGGGACCTGGTGAGGAAGATGTTAGTCTATCATTTCTGATGAAAATGGCAAGAGACAATCCGTGAAGATACGTACATAATAATATGCGAAGTAGACGCCCAACAAGGCGAAGAACATGCCAACGGTGAATAAGAGGTACGGCAGTTCCTTGAAGGCTGACAGTTCGAGCAAGGGACCACCCTTGCGGGTCGCAGCTTTAGGTCGCGCAATGAGGTAGATGACGATGCTGTCAGCAAGAACCAAGAAACCCATAGTGCGAAGCGTCCACTGGATTCCCGTTCTTGGGATCATCTCACGAGCGATGATGGTAAAGATGACGGCACCGATGGGAGCACCGCAGGAACTGATCCCGAGCGCTAGACCCCGCCTCTTTGTGAAGTATTGCGAGACCAGCCAGACGAGCGCGGTGAAGTGCATACCGTTGCCGATACCCGTGGCTATGCCTTGTGACAGCAAAAAGTGCCAGTATTTGCTGGAGAATGAGGCTCCAAAGATGCCTCCGACTTGGAAGACGATGCCGGTGATCAAGGTAATTCTGAAGTGGCCGGCGTCGATGAGTCTGCCACTCAGGGTTCCTAGGAGGAAAAGGAGGAATATTTGCATCGAACCGATCCATGAGATGTCGGAGGTTGAACTGTCCGGTAAAATTTTGACGTATGAAGCCTGGAAAACACCAAAGGCAGTGATGAAACCGAAGCCGTCTAATACGAGCAGAAATGCGACGAGGACTTGGAGCCAGCCTTGGAAACCACCGTCTGGCCCGTCAAGAACGGGAGGAACTAGTTCAGCCTTTTCTTCGTCTGCCTGTAGTGATCGTTGTTGGCCTTCGGAAAGGCTCTGGCTTTGAGGTCGGACATGATGCCCGTCGTTGTTGGACATGATTCCTTGGTTGTGGTTGTAGTTTGTGGTGTGGGCGTGGTGCTCGGAAGGTGCCAGTTGATGGTGCTCATCGTATGGCACGCTTTGGACGATGGGAAGAGTTGGGAGATCTTTCTCCATCATGGCGACCCGAAATGTGAGCAACTTGAAGCTAGTTGGTCCAGTAAAGTTACCGAAGAATGGGAAGCAATTCGAGGAATGAATGCCAAACTTTCGATTGTGGATCAACTAGAACAGAAAACGAGGGGTTATCATGTCGACAAAAGGAAATCGAGATGCTCAAGACGCAGAATGCTATACCGAGCCATTGGTTCTTTTACGGCAAATCGAAAATAGCTACCCAAAGTCTCCGGATACGGCATGTAATTGAGTTTACCAGACCAGCGCCTCGCTCACGGCGCCGGCGATACCAGCTCAGCCTGGCTGACTAGGACACACAACAGAGATGACCGGAATGCGACGGGCGAACCAACAAGTTCAAGACACATTTGGTGATGGATCATTTTCCCAGCTTCCCGAACCTAAAATCGGATGGGCTTAGCACGAGCACTTAGGCCAGGACTAATCCAGACGTGTCAATCCATTGGCTGACCTGCTCTGGGACTAGTAGCCGACAGCCAAGTCAAGCCTCTTCAGCCAAACGACACGGTTAGGGCTAGGTTGTGTTACGTTCCAAAAGCCTCCAAACGTGGGAGGGCCTCCACAAGATTCATGGATACCACCAAGTTCCCATCTGCTCTTGGCAATCATGAAAATCAGGGGACGCACGCGCGAGCAGTGGGTAAAGCTAAGGATTCGTGCCCATCATGCCGGTATAGCCGGTGTTGACCTAGTCTCATCGCCGACACGAGGTAAGACAATGCCTTTTGCCTCCAGCCTGGGACCATCAGGTGTGCTTATTTTGAGTCAAGTCAGGTAAAGGTAGTTAGACCATTGAGAAAGGCAACGCGTACCCTCGGCCGCTCTGCAGGTGCATGCAGACACGGCCACTCCCATGTAACGATGCATATCCATGGCCAGACTCCAGCCTTGGCTTGTGGTAGCTCAGCCTAGACGCCACGGTGCACTGCGATTCAAGCCCGGGCTTCGAGAATGGGAAAGTTTCCGAGTAGCGTCCTGAATGCATGCGGAATACTACGAGATATCCAGATGGCATTCTCTGAGGAGGTCCCTACCTATTCCAGGTTAAAGTGAATCTCAAGTATAAGAAGAATCTCCAAGACCAGCCATGGTTGATATCGATTATCTACAACCCAGatcatcctcttcctctaATACGATAAAACAACATTTCCTTTCTTCCTTCTTAAGTTCATTGCCATCGTCTTCCGGTATTCACTTTCCCTATCTCTTCTCGATTCCTTCTCCCATACCTAAGCAAATTATCAAAATGGCCATCTCCGCAGTAGACCCCGTCCCCGTGTCTCCCACGGACGCCAAGAAGCCGGCAGCCTCCACCGGAAAACTCATGGCGAGACCGGTTCTCCAGCTCCGTGCTCCGACCTACAGACGCCCGAGTCTTGGCTCGGAGCTCAAGAGCCCCCTCAGCTCCATCTCTCCCCTCAGTGTCTCAGACTTAAGAAGCCCCCTCAGCCCTCTCAGGCAGATGCGTGTCGAGTTCTCCGACCTTGAAATCGGTTCTCCCATTGACCCCGTCGACCTGCAGCCTCCTGAACAGACGTTGAGGAGCCCTGTCAGCGCAACGAAAAGTCCCTTCAGTGCTTTCCATAGCCCTTTGAGAAATGCCAGCATCGATGCTGTCATCGACGATGTCGTTGAAGGAGGTGAGCTACATCCATCATTGTTGCTTCGAGAGCCATCCAACTAACACCCTGGATGTAGATGCCCCTACCATCACAGAGACACTTCCCACACCTCCCCTCGAGCAGTCTTCTGAGCAAGTCGCTCACAAGATTCTGGACGTTCTCCAAGCATTCGGAAGACACATCATCCCCGAGGGCCAGGAGAACCACGAGTGGCTTGGACGCAAGATGTTCCACGGCCGTGTTGAGGAGTACGTCAAGAAGGGAGAGTCAGTCAAGATGATCATCCCTGCCTTCCCATGGAAGAGCATCAACCGCACCGACAAGGTGACGGGTGTTCTCCCTGATCTTGGAGAGGACCTGGCCCTTGCAAGACTCAACGACCTCTGCGTTGAGATTGGCAAGGTCTATACCCACGGTGCCGAGGTTCACATTGCCAC
This is a stretch of genomic DNA from Colletotrichum lupini chromosome 10, complete sequence. It encodes these proteins:
- a CDS encoding major facilitator superfamily transporter, giving the protein MMEKDLPTLPIVQSVPYDEHHQLAPSEHHAHTTNYNHNQGIMSNNDGHHVRPQSQSLSEGQQRSLQADEEKAELVPPVLDGPDGGFQGWLQVLVAFLLVLDGFGFITAFGVFQASYVKILPDSSTSDISWIGSMQIFLLFLLGTLSGRLIDAGHFRITLITGIVFQVGGIFGASFSSKYWHFLLSQGIATGIGNGMHFTALVWLVSQYFTKRRGLALGISSCGAPIGAVIFTIIAREMIPRTGIQWTLRTMGFLVLADSIVIYLIARPKAATRKGGPLLELSAFKELPYLLFTVGMFFALLGVYFAYYYVPLFSRNKLNLDDSGALTVLIVMSAVGIIGRLVPPYLADKSIKPLRTLVISLLLSSLNVFAWIAVSSMAGLYAWVIAYAFTANAVQTLFTASMGEVTSDMSKLGVRIGMVFTIVSFACLAGPPIGGSLVGLNHGDFLYAQLFAGASMLLGGLLVALAKIKQVGQKDFWRI